In one window of Holophagales bacterium DNA:
- a CDS encoding Crp/Fnr family transcriptional regulator, with protein MIVPDLFSKVALFDGLSPADRAAISRVSTLRTYRRGERIVTQGQPGDSFFVLTKGRVAVSILSPEGREVVLSTLSAGDHFGEMALLDDAPRSATVTAAERSELAVLTRDAFFDLLKGNFVLSRALLSTFSRRLRHANATIEGLASLDVKGRLARYFRDLADERGRKAGGGWTVVVRPSQREIADTIGSSRETVSRTMSQLSRENLIVPKGKAIYVRLEGAPAAGG; from the coding sequence ATGATCGTCCCGGATCTCTTCTCGAAAGTGGCCCTGTTCGACGGGCTTTCGCCGGCCGATCGCGCCGCGATCTCCAGGGTTTCGACGCTGCGGACTTACCGGCGCGGCGAGCGGATCGTCACCCAGGGCCAGCCCGGAGACTCCTTCTTCGTCCTCACGAAGGGGCGGGTCGCCGTTTCGATCCTCTCGCCGGAGGGGCGCGAGGTCGTCCTGTCGACCCTCTCGGCGGGAGACCATTTCGGCGAGATGGCCCTCCTGGACGACGCTCCCCGCTCCGCGACCGTCACGGCGGCCGAGCGTTCGGAGCTGGCGGTCCTGACCCGCGACGCGTTCTTCGATCTGCTCAAGGGGAACTTCGTCCTCAGCCGGGCGCTCCTTTCGACCTTCTCCCGCCGGCTCCGGCACGCGAACGCCACGATCGAGGGGCTGGCCTCCCTCGACGTGAAGGGCCGGCTCGCCCGCTACTTTCGCGACCTCGCCGACGAACGGGGCCGGAAAGCGGGCGGCGGCTGGACCGTCGTCGTCCGCCCGTCGCAGCGCGAGATCGCCGACACCATCGGGTCCAGCCGGGAGACCGTCTCCCGCACGATGTCCCAGCTGTCGCGGGAGAACCTCATCGTGCCGAAGGGCAAGGCCATCTACGTCCGCCTCGAGGGAGCTCCGGCCGCCGGGGGCTGA
- the miaA gene encoding tRNA (adenosine(37)-N6)-dimethylallyltransferase MiaA, whose translation MSAPQGVLAVVGATATGKSALAVDVALRLGGEVISADAFTAYRGIDAGTAKPTVEERRGVPHHLVDIKDPSDPFSAGEFARLARAISREILSRGKLPILCGGTGFYVRAFFEGLFVGPPRDERLRTALRIVQERHGAPWLVRALGLIDPESGARISQRDGARAIRYLEIAISTGRRPSDLFRERPGERWEGPSVKVLLTLPRPDLYGRIERRFRESIMTRLPDEVRRLLEAGVPATAPAMAAIGYRETVELVEGRMTPAEWAETVIRQTRRYAKRQETWFRSEPDLHSFRADVPGLVDEVVATAGPLFS comes from the coding sequence GTGAGCGCGCCGCAGGGCGTGCTCGCCGTCGTCGGCGCGACGGCGACGGGGAAGTCGGCCCTCGCGGTCGACGTGGCGCTCCGTCTCGGTGGAGAGGTCATCTCCGCCGACGCCTTCACCGCCTATCGCGGTATCGACGCCGGAACCGCCAAGCCGACCGTGGAGGAACGCCGCGGCGTGCCGCACCATCTCGTCGACATCAAGGACCCGTCCGATCCCTTCAGCGCCGGCGAGTTCGCGCGCCTGGCAAGGGCCATCTCGCGCGAGATCCTGTCGAGGGGGAAGCTCCCCATCCTCTGCGGAGGCACGGGGTTCTACGTCCGGGCCTTCTTCGAGGGGCTCTTCGTGGGCCCTCCGCGCGACGAACGGCTCCGGACGGCCCTCCGGATCGTCCAGGAGCGGCATGGGGCGCCGTGGCTCGTCCGGGCCCTCGGGCTCATCGACCCCGAGAGCGGGGCACGGATCTCGCAGCGCGACGGGGCGCGTGCCATTCGCTACCTCGAGATCGCCATTTCGACCGGGCGCCGGCCGTCGGACCTCTTTCGCGAGAGGCCCGGCGAACGGTGGGAGGGACCGTCCGTGAAGGTCCTCCTCACGTTGCCGCGTCCGGACCTCTATGGAAGAATCGAACGGAGGTTTCGAGAATCCATCATGACCCGGCTCCCCGACGAGGTCAGGCGCCTCCTCGAGGCGGGTGTACCGGCCACGGCTCCGGCCATGGCGGCCATCGGTTACCGTGAGACGGTCGAGCTCGTCGAGGGACGCATGACCCCCGCCGAGTGGGCCGAGACCGTCATCCGCCAGACGCGGCGCTATGCCAAGAGACAGGAAACCTGGTTCCGGTCAGAGCCGGATCTTCATTCTTTCCGGGCCGACGTCCCCGGCCTCGTCGACGAGGTCGTCGCGACGGCGGGCCCGCTCTTCTCCTGA
- a CDS encoding DNA internalization-related competence protein ComEC/Rec2, whose translation MNRSWSLKAPAPAVPAALAFASGILLAVTLPVPPAPLQWTLLAAASLAAVAAGLRGDRRLAVAAALLLVLGAGFVRSRGPLVEDRERARKIAAESGDDDVFEIRGRLATWWTRSGSLWSARLDVETATRNGTAVALGGRVVVSVAGETDPAPLAGLGDVVRLRGPLRLPDPGAIPSSPFVLAPEPRLPQKGAEQIEVLEGPRGPLGPLVRVHRAASARLATNLEGASPSERRAAALAKALLLGETAELEPETVSAFRDGGVAHVLAISGLHVGLLALGLTVALRPLRLGVRLRDGVVLLATLGYAAFTGGRAPVLRAALMIGLYLAARLLGRPTSPGHVMALSALVLLAADPASLFDVGFLLSYAAVFGIAAIAPHFGAALRRRLPAPLADGIAATLGAELCVFPIQATVFHVVPFVALVSNLVVVPVASLFLFAAALLSPLLLAGPLSAAFALGPLTLLAEGIAALLRLLDALGAVRVVPKPLFAEAALLALLLAAVGMLRSRRPRRAALAGALALVFLASARPSAAARAGEARLVALDVGQGDAFLILTDRGRVLVDGGGTFDASYEFGRTRLLPRLAALGAVSFDAVVLTHPHPDHSRGLLAALKLLPVGRVYLPRGAPRNLFLDETLGGAARGGVPVEALGAGDRFVAGGAGFEVLHPGPFNYLRSPENNGSLVLLLSLGTRSVLLTGDIEAAAEADLVAGGSRLSADVLKVAHHGSRTSTTQAFLEKVSPRLALVGVGRRNRFGHPGREVMNRLASAGAAVFRTDRHGDVALLFREGHIFPSRPFAGLPGGLP comes from the coding sequence GTGAACCGTTCCTGGTCGCTGAAGGCTCCCGCGCCCGCCGTCCCCGCCGCGCTCGCCTTCGCCTCCGGAATCCTGCTCGCGGTCACGCTCCCGGTGCCACCGGCGCCGTTGCAGTGGACGCTTCTCGCGGCCGCCTCCCTTGCCGCGGTCGCCGCCGGCCTGCGCGGCGACCGCCGCCTCGCCGTCGCCGCGGCGCTCCTCCTCGTCCTGGGTGCCGGTTTCGTCCGCTCGCGCGGTCCGCTCGTCGAGGACCGGGAGCGGGCGCGAAAGATCGCGGCGGAGTCGGGCGACGACGACGTCTTCGAGATCCGGGGGCGGCTCGCGACGTGGTGGACCCGCAGCGGCTCGCTCTGGTCCGCCCGCCTCGACGTCGAAACGGCGACGCGAAACGGCACGGCCGTGGCCCTCGGGGGCCGGGTCGTCGTGAGCGTCGCGGGCGAGACCGACCCGGCGCCCCTCGCCGGGCTCGGCGACGTCGTGAGGCTTCGCGGGCCGTTGAGGCTGCCCGATCCGGGCGCCATCCCGTCGAGCCCCTTCGTCCTCGCCCCCGAGCCCAGGCTGCCCCAGAAGGGGGCGGAGCAGATCGAGGTCCTCGAGGGGCCTCGCGGCCCGCTGGGCCCTCTCGTGCGCGTGCACAGGGCCGCCAGCGCGCGCCTTGCCACGAACCTCGAGGGGGCGTCCCCTTCCGAACGCCGGGCGGCGGCTCTCGCGAAGGCGCTCCTTCTCGGGGAGACGGCCGAGCTGGAGCCCGAGACCGTCTCGGCGTTTCGCGACGGCGGCGTCGCGCACGTCCTGGCCATCTCGGGCCTTCACGTCGGTCTCCTCGCGCTCGGTCTGACGGTCGCGCTCCGGCCCCTGCGGCTCGGCGTACGGCTGCGCGACGGCGTCGTGCTGCTGGCGACGCTGGGGTACGCCGCCTTCACCGGCGGACGCGCGCCGGTTCTCCGCGCTGCCCTGATGATCGGCCTCTACCTCGCGGCCCGCCTCCTCGGGCGGCCCACTTCACCCGGCCACGTCATGGCCCTCTCGGCGCTCGTTCTTCTCGCGGCGGACCCGGCGAGCCTCTTCGACGTCGGTTTCCTCCTGAGCTACGCGGCCGTATTCGGCATCGCCGCCATCGCGCCGCACTTCGGGGCGGCGCTGAGGCGCCGTCTCCCGGCCCCCCTCGCCGACGGGATCGCCGCGACACTGGGTGCCGAGCTCTGCGTCTTCCCGATCCAGGCCACCGTATTCCACGTCGTCCCCTTCGTCGCGCTCGTGTCGAACCTCGTCGTCGTCCCTGTCGCCAGCCTGTTCCTCTTCGCCGCCGCTCTCCTCTCGCCGCTCCTCCTCGCCGGGCCGCTGTCGGCGGCGTTCGCCCTCGGACCGCTCACGCTCCTCGCCGAGGGGATCGCCGCGCTGCTGCGTCTCCTCGACGCGCTCGGAGCCGTCCGCGTCGTCCCGAAGCCGCTGTTCGCCGAGGCCGCCCTCCTCGCGCTCCTCCTGGCCGCGGTCGGGATGCTCCGGTCGCGCAGGCCGCGGCGTGCCGCCCTGGCCGGCGCTCTCGCCCTCGTGTTCCTGGCCTCGGCCAGGCCCTCGGCCGCCGCGCGCGCGGGCGAGGCGAGGCTCGTCGCGCTCGACGTGGGGCAGGGGGATGCGTTCCTCATCCTGACCGACCGGGGGCGCGTCCTGGTGGATGGCGGCGGGACCTTCGACGCTTCCTACGAGTTCGGCCGGACTCGCCTCCTGCCGCGCCTCGCGGCGCTCGGAGCCGTCTCGTTCGACGCCGTCGTCCTCACGCATCCCCACCCCGACCATTCGCGAGGTCTCCTGGCGGCCCTGAAGCTCCTGCCGGTCGGCCGTGTCTACCTTCCGCGTGGGGCGCCCCGAAACCTCTTCCTCGACGAGACCCTCGGAGGCGCGGCGCGCGGAGGGGTTCCGGTGGAGGCGCTCGGTGCGGGCGACCGATTCGTCGCGGGCGGGGCGGGCTTCGAGGTACTGCACCCCGGGCCGTTCAACTACCTCCGCTCTCCCGAGAACAACGGCTCCCTCGTCCTCCTCCTCAGCCTCGGCACGCGAAGTGTCCTGCTGACCGGGGACATCGAGGCGGCCGCGGAGGCGGACCTCGTCGCCGGTGGATCCCGGCTCTCGGCCGACGTTCTGAAGGTCGCCCACCACGGGAGCCGGACCTCGACCACGCAGGCCTTTCTCGAGAAGGTCTCCCCGCGCCTCGCCCTCGTGGGTGTCGGACGGCGCAACCGGTTCGGACACCCGGGCAGAGAGGTGATGAACCGACTCGCCTCGGCCGGCGCCGCCGTCTTCCGCACCGACCGCCACGGCGACGTGGCGCTCCTCTTCCGGGAGGGGCACATCTTCCCGTCCCGTCCCTTCGCGGGCCTTCCGGGAGGGTTGCCGTGA
- a CDS encoding RNA chaperone Hfq has protein sequence MINKPPINVQDGFFYQLRKDNTLVDVVLLSERKRLGRIKRFDKYALVLDVDGREEMIYKHAIASVSPTPVARPAAPAAPVPNPAPAP, from the coding sequence ATGATCAACAAGCCGCCGATCAACGTCCAGGACGGGTTCTTCTACCAGCTGCGGAAGGACAACACGCTCGTCGACGTGGTTCTCCTCTCCGAACGCAAGCGGCTCGGACGGATCAAGCGATTCGACAAGTACGCCCTGGTGCTCGACGTGGACGGACGCGAGGAGATGATCTACAAGCACGCGATCGCCTCGGTCAGCCCCACCCCGGTCGCCAGGCCCGCCGCGCCGGCCGCCCCAGTCCCGAATCCGGCGCCGGCTCCCTGA
- a CDS encoding CDP-alcohol phosphatidyltransferase family protein, with the protein MELRPWTLPNLLTFARLVALPFLISAIVEGQHMQAFAIFFAMAVSDFVDGYLARHFGMASPLGALLDPIADKLFLVSTFIVFALKSTPTNIHIPLWLVLMTVGRDVLIVVVALVMALGLGIKSFPPTFLGKANTFAEISTVVAILMNNIGRMPAWVADVCFPVTALLTIASGVHYVFRASGIIARASSGSPAPEGGGSGAAPPSGSPPS; encoded by the coding sequence ATGGAGCTGCGTCCCTGGACCCTGCCGAACCTCCTGACGTTCGCCCGGCTCGTCGCCCTGCCGTTCCTGATCAGCGCCATCGTCGAGGGCCAGCACATGCAGGCCTTCGCGATCTTCTTCGCGATGGCCGTGAGCGATTTCGTCGATGGATACCTGGCGCGTCACTTCGGAATGGCCTCGCCACTCGGGGCGCTGCTCGACCCGATCGCCGACAAGCTCTTTCTCGTTTCGACCTTCATCGTCTTCGCTCTGAAGTCGACTCCGACGAACATCCACATTCCCCTCTGGCTCGTCCTCATGACGGTGGGGCGAGACGTCCTGATCGTGGTGGTCGCCCTCGTCATGGCCCTCGGCCTCGGCATCAAGTCGTTCCCACCGACCTTCCTCGGCAAGGCGAACACGTTCGCCGAGATCTCGACGGTCGTGGCGATCCTGATGAACAACATCGGCCGGATGCCGGCCTGGGTCGCGGACGTCTGCTTCCCCGTGACGGCGCTTCTCACCATCGCCTCCGGCGTCCACTACGTCTTCCGGGCCTCAGGGATCATCGCCCGTGCCTCCAGCGGTTCCCCGGCCCCGGAGGGCGGCGGGAGCGGCGCCGCCCCGCCCTCCGGCTCGCCCCCGTCCTGA